The following is a genomic window from Anopheles aquasalis chromosome 3, idAnoAquaMG_Q_19, whole genome shotgun sequence.
GTGCGCTgaaccaccacgaccaccaccgctgttaccactgccaccatcaccgcctccaccaccactgcctcgatggtggtgagagccaccgccaccaccaccaccatcactgttTGTCCCGTGATAATGGGTATCCATGCGGCGATAGTAAAGCAGATAGGGTACGCGAGGGGCACGCGGTCGCAGCACGTTATACTCCGTCATCGGCTTGACAGTGCTGTCGTCGTAACGGATCCAACTACCGTACCCACCGTGGAACACGTCGGTAATGTAGTGGCCCTTAGACGCTTCCTTTCCATCGTGGTACACGACAGCAAACAGTTTGTACTGTTTCTGCTTGGCCGTGTAGCTTTTACCTTTCGACGACAACAACTctgaagagaagagaaagaaaccaCAAAACGATGGATTAATATCCCCTCTTCCTGCTCCCGATCAACACAGCAAACACATACTTGAATCGATTTTCAGTTCAATCGGGAAGTCCAGAGTTTTCAGGATTTTGGTGCAACCATCCATCTTGTAGTCGAAACATTTCAGATGCAGTATCAGAACAACCGGGAGCTCCTCTAGCGTCACCTGCTGCCAGGCAGCCACTTCCTGTTTCGTTTTGGTACAGGTAACACCCTCCAACTCGTCTCTACCAACCAGCTGCTCCAGCGCTTCCTTCACGGAGGCCGCTTTCTGTGGAGAAAAACAGAGTTTTCACAAATATTAACATAAACTCCACACGATTCcctttaaaaattaaacaactatgaaatgaaagtaaacTTTAATACgcttaattaaaagaaaaacaaaaaaaaactataaaatCCTGCTACAGAGCCTGTACCAGCATATCTATTtttagcaacaacaaaccactAGCGCCATCTATCGGGCGGTACCACCGTACATACCTCGATGTCCAGCTGAAGCGTGAAGAACGGTTGGATGTTGTACGTCGGCGGTACGCCATCCCGTTGTACCCGGGAGCGCAGCTTTCCACCGAAAATGTCGCTGATAGGGGAACGGCCGAAATCGGTCGTACGGGTCACCGTGCCCTTGTTACGATTGCCACATATTACCTAAAGGAATAGTTTtgagaaaatcattaaaacgaTTTGAACTGGAACCATAGTTTAAAACGTGAGTgagtgataaaaaatgtttGTCCATCGCTTTCCTTGAGTGACAGGGCGGAAATGACCCAGAAGCCACTCTACACAAATACGATGATGGTAATTTGCCCGCCAATAGCAACAGATTGTAGACATTGAAAAATCTCGTTTCTGCCGGCTTAATGGATAGCGGGGTGGTGGGATGAACGATTGTTCAAACGCATGAttgttaataaacataaatatcaaGGATACGCGCACAGCAAGGTGAGCAGCAGTCTCGAACCAACGCCGGTTGGAGacaaccacaccaaccacaaGCACACGTTCTTACACGACGACTCTACCGATACGGCTATCAAACTAACTACCAAGCCTCTCATTCCACTTACCAtccaatcatcatcctcttcccCGTGCGCTTCACCATTCGTCGGTTCCTCCCCGTTCACCACACTTTGCTCGGGTTTGTTGAGTTTCATAAACTAaataaaaatagtttaaaagaaaattgatGATATACAATATTATTAAATGACACAAACAAAGAGCGGGTTTCATATGATTATTGCTACCAACCTCAATCATTTCGTCGTTGAGTCGATTCAGCACACAACCGAGAAACTCTTCCGCATCCTCCTGTCGGCCTTCAATCTGGAAGATATCCGAACGGACGCCATTGAGGATCTTATGAATCACCACTGGTTCGAACGGCGGATCGACCGATATTTCTGGTGTGTCGtccttctttcccttctcgcGGGGCATTTTGGAGCGCATCGGAAGCTGAGAGAATTCGCCCACCAGCGAGCACCTAAGCAAgttaaatgaatttaaaatgcatcagatcttatttttttctcaaaagagaaagagagagagacacgcaATTGCGGGCCTCCTCTCTTCTCAACTCAACCTACATTGCATCGATGAACGGTTTCGGATGTTTGGCATTTTTCGCCGCGGGAAGCGTACGGATCGTTCGCATCAGATGGTAGAATGGCGGGCATGCGACCAGGGCCTGCAGGATCGTGTTGATGTAACAGtagttcgatcgattgatcaatCCACGAGGTacaatgctgatgctgctattTTCAATATGGTAACCGCTAAGGAAATCTATATGGGAAACACGAGAAAAGATATCATTTTCAGACGTTTAGTCATTTAATCCCAAACACAATTTTACATTTCTAAGGGCAAAATATAAGAATATCTGTTTGTTTCATCACTAGTGCTAGTGCCACTGGTAAAGGGGCAATCTCGCAAACTCTCTGAGAAACGGCGATCGACGTTAGCAGGTGAAACCACAAGCTAATCAGAACGATTAACCAGCGTGGCCCACCCAGCAAACATGACCataatttgcttttccatttgtgTAACGCATATTACTCTACTGATGATTACTAGATAAGTAAAGAGAGTAGTTTGCTGACTTCAAATGGAGTATTAATATGATTAAAATCTCTATCCAACACCAGTGAGAAGGGATTCGAACACACGCCAGTCAGTGGATATGACTCATAAAAGCCACACGTAAACTACCACCAACATACCAACTGTACTATCAGACCGGTACACAATTCTTACCTCCAAATTTGAGAGAAAACTCGTCCTTTTGATCGGTAATCGATGCAGTAGCATTAGATGATGATCCTCCTCCTTTCTTGTCACTACTTCCTCCACCAGTAGATCCTTTAGCATTTCCtgcggcaccaccacgaggcAGCGACCCAGTGCTCGATGCAGCATTTGAAGTTGCAGTATTGCCACCGGGTGTAGAGGCAGCGGCCGAAGAGTACGACATCACGCCAGGTGTTGTCATGTGGTTCCGTTCGTATGGTTGCACCTTGGCCACCGGTTTCTTCGCATTGCCCGTACTACCAACACCATCGTTGGACAGATTTTTGGGAGTCGAGGCCGCGGTGGTGAccacgatggtgctgctactgctagcgGCCGTGCTAGTAACGTTAGTGTGTGTTGCTGCCACGGTGGCAGCCGCCGTCGTTTGTCCTCCACTGACCGAGGATCGGCTAATAGGCGGCGCAAAGTTTACTGCGGCCGATGGTTGACTAGCGGTTCTATCTGAGGGAGGAACGGCACTAGCGgcaggatggtgatgatgctggtggtgttgctgctgctgctgcgtaacTGGTGTAGCGACCGTTGCCTGGTGATGGGTTGAAGATACGCTACTGGATGATGGAGTTGTCgatctggctgctgctcccaGTCCCGGGGCAGCTGCAGTAGGCAACACAGGTGTCGTGGAACTTACGTTCGACGAAGCCATGGATGCTGCTACGGCATTTGCCGATGGCGAGGCAgatgacgaggaagaggaattgAACAAACTGGCCCACGTTTTGTTCGGTTGCGGTGgagcggcggcagcagtagtaggAATCTGTGGCGGGGGCACAatgattggtggtggaatgtttaGTGGATGGTGAGCGGGAGGCGGTACGTTTAGCGGGTGGTTAATTGTAATCGCTGCTGGTTTGGCCGCAGATTTTACCGTGTTTGTCGCTGTTGGTACGATTACCacatctcgctgctgctgctgctgctgttgctgttgatgatgctgctgatgctgctggtgaccatGACCAGTCTTGCCACCAGAGCCAGCTTCAATTGCAGTCGCACCACTCATGCTACTGTTGCTAGCCACTGCGGTTGTAGATACTGTCCGCTGTGGAATAGCTTCGACTTTCTTCGATTCCATctgtggtggtagtggggcCGACGCAGCAATCCCTCCCATTGTCGTTCCCGATGCCtgtccggtggtgctgctaccaatCGAACTAGCAGCATTTGCAtgtcgctgatgctgatggtgatggtggtgcactgCCGAATCGTTACTGACCGCGTTTGCCATTGTTTTCTGACCAGCAGAACCGGCGGAAGATTGTCGAAAACCGGTCGATGAGGACGTTTGTTGTGAGACATTTGATGCAGcacctgttgctgttgacaGCTCGGCGGCCGTTGCGTGAGAGGTATTCTTGCTCCGGTTACTGAATTCCTTATTCGGTATAGCCGAAACCGATACGGACGCCGTACTTTTCTTCGATACTCCGCCAGTACCGACATGGCCACTGTTTGCccatacaccaccaccaccaccaccagcgttcgGGGCGTGTTGAGAAGACTGTTGCGAAGGAGCGGCAGCTGGTGGGCGTCCTTGTGTgccttctgttgctgccgctgcataGGAAGATGGGCGCCGATCATCCTTCAGCGAAAGATTCTCCATCCGCTCGTGAACGCCGCCTTTGGTAACCTCGGCATAACCACTGATGTTGTGGTGTGGCTGAGATGATTGTGGCGCtgtttgttgatgctgctgccgctgcgtcACTTTAGGGTTTGGCACATGCCCAGCCATTGCAGTGGAagtttgttgatgttgctgctgtgaagCATGCTGTTGATGAGCGTTGGTCGCTTTGGAGTTGTggttgtgggtggtggtgccagtatTTACAATGGATGGCTGTTGCGGTGTAATGGTGGACAGTTTGGTCATTACCACCGCATCGCCTGGTTTCGATGAGTTGTTGTTGGTATCGCTGGCGCCAGCTTCTACCATCACCGGCTGCGGATCGACGACATCGGCGCTGGCGTTCGGTGCTGGCTGTACCAATTGAGGCGCCTGTGTaggtggctgttgctgtgcaTGCATTGCCACGGTGTGATTGAATGGCggcagtggctgctgctgctgctgctggttgttagCTGGTGGCGGAGGTTCCGTTACTAAATGAAAAAGAGATAAGAACAATCGTTATAGTGTTGGCTGGTTTATATGAAGGCGGATATCAAAGAAGGGGGAAGGATGCTTACAGTTCATAGGAATCTCTTGTGCGGGCTGATGTTGGTGCAGAACAACGATCGGTTcctgcggttgttgctgtggcacaGGCGGTGGGGCATGATGAATCACAGCAGGATTTGGTGTGAGGTGAGGCGGTGGGTGCGATTGAATGTACTGTTGATCAACAATGAAGTTATTGTTCAACGATCCCCCGCCGTCCGCCTGCTGCTgacactgctgctgatcgaccaACACCAATTCCGCTCCCTCTACCGATACAGCAGCATTCATGAGAtttgcctgttgctgctgatggtgttgctgctgttgatgtggtggctgctgctgatggagttgttgctgttgctgctgttgctggtgaggtGCTAGAAGGTATCCCGCCGAACCACCTTCACCCATCACCATCTCCCCGGCCTGCGTATGAACAACATTGTGCTGTGGCAGTGACGGTACATCTCCACTCATCGTAACCGGCGGCGGTGGATGCTCCAGTATTGCACCTTCACCGGTGTTGCTTGAGGTATTGGTTCCTGCGATAGCAGTGATGATTGTGTTGTTATTCAGCACGTTATAATCTTCGCCCGGCATCCCATTCGCTCCGTTCTGctgtgacggtggtggtggtggtggtccctgcAATGCCAAAAACTCATCCGGTGCTTGCATTTGCATCGTGAAACCGGGCACATTCGGGTCCAGcacatgatggtggtgcgtcaTGCCGGTGGCAGCCTGTGGTGGCATACCGGTGCcttgtggtggttgcggtggcggAGGACCACCTTGCATAAGAGCGCCCCCACCACTGCCATCGTCCTCGTGTCCCTGTAGATATTCGCACTGTTCCATCGTGTGATACTCCACTGTCATCGGCGGTCCGGCCCACATACCGGGATGACCTTCAGCCACCGCATGCATTCCCGCCTCCTCGTGCGATCCTggtccgccaccgccaccgtgctgctgttgctgctgatcgtcaCCCTTGTCATCGTACATGGGAGGGTACTCCTGAGAAGGGTAAACCACCTGAAACGGATAACCGGACGGGTAGCCATGCATCGAAGGCGGATAGAACATCGCCATTTGTGGGGTGTTCATAAACAACGGTGTCCCGGTAGCATGCTGCGCCGCATGATGCTGCGAGGGCATGACCGGGATGAGGTACCCGTATCCACCGTACTGCCCCGCACCACCCATCATCGGTGCATCCATGTGGATGAGTTCGGGCgtgtgctgcggtggtggatgatgtggtccctgttgctgctgcgactgcccACCGCCCGATGACGTTGGAGGCGTTTGCTGTTGCCCACcgttaccaccacctcccggaccaccttgctgctgttgctgctgggatTGCAGCGCCTGGGCCGACTGGCCACCCTGATGATGGACGAGCGTTTGCATGCCTGCTCCTCCGACCTGCGATTGATgaaagtggtggtgctgctgctgttgttgttgttgctgctgatgttgatgctgctgttgctgttgttgctgaataAAGTGCGGTACGTAGCCACCGCGAGAGCGCGAATTGTTGCCACCGCGATTGTTGCGACCACCACGGCGCATCGTGCCACGGCTCGGCTGCATGATGGGGGCCGTTTGCAGCAGCTGGATCTCCTGCCCGGAGCTTACTTCCGCTGGCAGGTACTGCGCACCGGTCGTCATGTACGGTGACATCGGATGGCTCATGTAGCCGTGCACGTTCACATTCGCCGTCAGATTGCTCACGTACACGTTGTTGTTGGGGACGGTTTGGGGTACCATTGGCACCGGGTACATCCCGTGGGGCCCTGGTTGCATGTAGGCCGGAATTGGCTGATAGACATGCGgaaccatctgctgctgctgatgatgattggagACCGAGATGCTTTGGAGCTGCTGGTTGTTAGCATTCTCCCGGTCAGCGTTTCGTCCGCCGTCTGATACTCCACCAGCGCCGCCTCCACCTCCGCTAATCATTCTTccatcaccggcaccagaTCCGGCACCGGTAGCACTACCGGTACCACCGCGACCGCTTGGCACAATTACATTGTGTCCTTGTtgcggtggttgttgttgattggaaggaggaggttgttgctgctgctgctgttgctgcgacggcggtggtggttgttggagGGCGTTGTTTGTGAGCGGAGGCATGGTTGCAGCGGATGTCACGACGCAGGTTCGTGTTGCGacctcttctgctgctgctgctgctgctgctgctactgctccaccaccgctcgtCTTCCGTTGATCCGAGTGAGCGATCCACGGTTCGTCGCCTACTAAGCCGCCCGAATTAACGACGAATGAACTACTGTGGTGCGTGGTTTCGTTCACTGTAGCGAGAGGCGGGCGCAGCgccaaaaggaagaagaaaagatggaaaatattACATTAGTATCATGAATTTAGAACGCATTTAGATAAAACAATGATTGAAAAATAGTAATCGCGCAAGCAATCGAAGGTAGTACAAGAAAGTGCCATTAACGAGAACGATCGAAACTATACTCAAAATATATAGAAATCTAACAAAAACAATTAGTCGAATGATGATCGGGAAAACctaaaacagagagagagagatagtgagcaagagagagagagagagagagagagagagagagaaagatagttGGAGGGTACATGTTTTTCTCATTATATTTGGACCACACTAGGCGGCCACCAAACGTTTCAGGCGGGCATACCAATAATGCACCAATCCTAGGCTTGTGCCTCACACCTCGCCATTTTTCTCGGTCTACTGCGAATTTCGTGTCTGCACCACTCATCCAATCATCACTAAAGCTTCTGTTGCAAACAGTCTCGGTCTCTGCCATTTCCTCATTGAACATTCCAACAACACAGAGAGAATTTCAATTTACAATCATCTTTCCCatacaacaacacaaaattCAGTCCAAAATTCGTACACAGTGCCAAGTGATAGAAAAGATGCTTGCTAAAGCCGTAACTActaagagagaaagagaggagagaagttaggggaaaagaagcaaaaaatccTAACTCTACAAATCAACAATATCTAATTTCCATCGAAACAGAAATGATCACAGCAAGCATGTACGCAACCGGAATAATGATCATAGAACACAATAACCTAGTAACCGCGGAGGAATGTGACAACAATTCGGCATAAAGCAGTGTGTGCAAGCATAGCGTTTAGGAGACGGTGCGATTCCTCTcatccacagcaacagcaacagcagtaacagTGCAT
Proteins encoded in this region:
- the LOC126577877 gene encoding nuclear receptor coactivator 6 isoform X2 — its product is MMNRATTDSSSSAGSCYQFLDLSDAGECDAATLRGLLYPSSAPSTATDSRPVDGDDGSVSVSANTADARTDNVAHTVPVVEQCPEVVGGPGTASVEQQHPKSMGMKLLLPPTGNPIALNPNAQSFDPMLMMVVVPGQDTGPPGPPGVEPLLPPPPTVTNSDRHRMISPFTKSISNGRMMLPAPPGPLVTMVLPPGADHLVRPPVTLPEPPKSQDHQPASGTTALPPPPPLPALLPTPSLSVLAIVKPPTATVQAKQQQHQLPSSPSSVIFQSTIGAVPTAPTAPPAALPATPVNETTHHSSSFVVNSGGLVGDEPWIAHSDQRKTSGGGAVAAAAAAAAEEVATRTCVVTSAATMPPLTNNALQQPPPPSQQQQQQQQPPPSNQQQPPQQGHNVIVPSGRGGTGSATGAGSGAGDGRMISGGGGGAGGVSDGGRNADRENANNQQLQSISVSNHHQQQQMVPHVYQPIPAYMQPGPHGMYPVPMVPQTVPNNNVYVSNLTANVNVHGYMSHPMSPYMTTGAQYLPAEVSSGQEIQLLQTAPIMQPSRGTMRRGGRNNRGGNNSRSRGGYVPHFIQQQQQQQHQHQQQQQQQQQHHHFHQSQVGGAGMQTLVHHQGGQSAQALQSQQQQQQGGPGGGGNGGQQQTPPTSSGGGQSQQQQGPHHPPPQHTPELIHMDAPMMGGAGQYGGYGYLIPVMPSQHHAAQHATGTPLFMNTPQMAMFYPPSMHGYPSGYPFQVVYPSQEYPPMYDDKGDDQQQQQHGGGGGPGSHEEAGMHAVAEGHPGMWAGPPMTVEYHTMEQCEYLQGHEDDGSGGGALMQGGPPPPQPPQGTGMPPQAATGMTHHHHVLDPNVPGFTMQMQAPDEFLALQGPPPPPPSQQNGANGMPGEDYNVLNNNTIITAIAGTNTSSNTGEGAILEHPPPPVTMSGDVPSLPQHNVVHTQAGEMVMGEGGSAGYLLAPHQQQQQQQQLHQQQPPHQQQQHHQQQQANLMNAAVSVEGAELVLVDQQQCQQQADGGGSLNNNFIVDQQYIQSHPPPHLTPNPAVIHHAPPPVPQQQPQEPIVVLHQHQPAQEIPMNLTEPPPPANNQQQQQQPLPPFNHTVAMHAQQQPPTQAPQLVQPAPNASADVVDPQPVMVEAGASDTNNNSSKPGDAVVMTKLSTITPQQPSIVNTGTTTHNHNSKATNAHQQHASQQQHQQTSTAMAGHVPNPKVTQRQQHQQTAPQSSQPHHNISGYAEVTKGGVHERMENLSLKDDRRPSSYAAAATEGTQGRPPAAAPSQQSSQHAPNAGGGGGGVWANSGHVGTGGVSKKSTASVSVSAIPNKEFSNRSKNTSHATAAELSTATGAASNVSQQTSSSTGFRQSSAGSAGQKTMANAVSNDSAVHHHHHQHQRHANAASSIGSSTTGQASGTTMGGIAASAPLPPQMESKKVEAIPQRTVSTTAVASNSSMSGATAIEAGSGGKTGHGHQQHQQHHQQQQQQQQQRDVVIVPTATNTIPTTAAAAPPQPNKTWASLFNSSSSSSASPSANAVAASMASSNVSSTTPVLPTAAAPGLGAAARSTTPSSSSVSSTHHQATVATPVTQQQQQHHQHHHHPAASAVPPSDRTASQPSAAVNFAPPISRSSVSGGQTTAAATVAATHTNVTSTAASSSSTIVVTTAASTPKNLSNDGVGSTGNAKKPVAKVQPYERNHMTTPGVMSYSSAAASTPGGNTATSNAASSTGSLPRGGAAGNAKGSTGGGSSDKKGGGSSSNATASITDQKDEFSLKFGDFLSGYHIENSSISIVPRGLINRSNYCYINTILQALVACPPFYHLMRTIRTLPAAKNAKHPKPFIDAMCSLVGEFSQLPMRSKMPREKGKKDDTPEISVDPPFEPVVIHKILNGVRSDIFQIEGRQEDAEEFLGCVLNRLNDEMIEFMKLNKPEQSVVNGEEPTNGEAHGEEDDDWMVICGNRNKGTVTRTTDFGRSPISDIFGGKLRSRVQRDGVPPTYNIQPFFTLQLDIEKAASVKEALEQLVGRDELEGVTCTKTKQEVAAWQQVTLEELPVVLILHLKCFDYKMDGCTKILKTLDFPIELKIDSKLLSSKGKSYTAKQKQYKLFAVVYHDGKEASKGHYITDVFHGGYGSWIRYDDSTVKPMTEYNVLRPRAPRVPYLLYYRRMDTHYHGTNSDGGGGGGGSHHHRGSGGGGGDGGSGNSGGGRGGSAHSSTGGDRHNSHHHHYNNDHGRGSGGYGSGSGGGGNSGAGHGGSSYGSGGNHYGSGGGGGYGHSNSSQYGK
- the LOC126577877 gene encoding nuclear receptor coactivator 6 isoform X1 yields the protein MMNRATTDSSSSAGSCYQFLDLSDAGECDAATLRGLLYPSSAPSTATDSRPVDGDDGSVSVSANTADARTDNVAHTVPVVEQCPEVVGGPGTASVEQQHPKSMGMKLLLPPTGNPIALNPNAQSFDPMLMMVVVPGQDTGPPGPPGVEPLLPPPPTVTNSDRHRMISPFTKSISNGRMMLPAPPGPLVTMVLPPGADHLVRPPVTLPEPPKSQDHQPASGTTALPPPPPLPALLPTPSLSVLAIVKPPTATVQAKQQQHQLPSSPSSVIFQSTIGAVPTAPTAPPAALPATPVNETTHHSSSFVVNSGGLVGDEPWIAHSDQRKTSGGGAVAAAAAAAAEEVATRTCVVTSAATMPPLTNNALQQPPPPSQQQQQQQQPPPSNQQQPPQQGHNVIVPSGRGGTGSATGAGSGAGDGRMISGGGGGAGGVSDGGRNADRENANNQQLQSISVSNHHQQQQMVPHVYQPIPAYMQPGPHGMYPVPMVPQTVPNNNVYVSNLTANVNVHGYMSHPMSPYMTTGAQYLPAEVSSGQEIQLLQTAPIMQPSRGTMRRGGRNNRGGNNSRSRGGYVPHFIQQQQQQQHQHQQQQQQQQQHHHFHQSQVGGAGMQTLVHHQGGQSAQALQSQQQQQQGGPGGGGNGGQQQTPPTSSGGGQSQQQQGPHHPPPQHTPELIHMDAPMMGGAGQYGGYGYLIPVMPSQHHAAQHATGTPLFMNTPQMAMFYPPSMHGYPSGYPFQVVYPSQEYPPMYDDKGDDQQQQQHGGGGGPGSHEEAGMHAVAEGHPGMWAGPPMTVEYHTMEQCEYLQGHEDDGSGGGALMQGGPPPPQPPQGTGMPPQAATGMTHHHHVLDPNVPGFTMQMQAPDEFLALQGPPPPPPSQQNGANGMPGEDYNVLNNNTIITAIAGTNTSSNTGEGAILEHPPPPVTMSGDVPSLPQHNVVHTQAGEMVMGEGGSAGYLLAPHQQQQQQQQLHQQQPPHQQQQHHQQQQANLMNAAVSVEGAELVLVDQQQCQQQADGGGSLNNNFIVDQQYIQSHPPPHLTPNPAVIHHAPPPVPQQQPQEPIVVLHQHQPAQEIPMNLTEPPPPANNQQQQQQPLPPFNHTVAMHAQQQPPTQAPQLVQPAPNASADVVDPQPVMVEAGASDTNNNSSKPGDAVVMTKLSTITPQQPSIVNTGTTTHNHNSKATNAHQQHASQQQHQQTSTAMAGHVPNPKVTQRQQHQQTAPQSSQPHHNISGYAEVTKGGVHERMENLSLKDDRRPSSYAAAATEGTQGRPPAAAPSQQSSQHAPNAGGGGGGVWANSGHVGTGGVSKKSTASVSVSAIPNKEFSNRSKNTSHATAAELSTATGAASNVSQQTSSSTGFRQSSAGSAGQKTMANAVSNDSAVHHHHHQHQRHANAASSIGSSTTGQASGTTMGGIAASAPLPPQMESKKVEAIPQRTVSTTAVASNSSMSGATAIEAGSGGKTGHGHQQHQQHHQQQQQQQQQRDVVIVPTATNTVKSAAKPAAITINHPLNVPPPAHHPLNIPPPIIVPPPQIPTTAAAAPPQPNKTWASLFNSSSSSSASPSANAVAASMASSNVSSTTPVLPTAAAPGLGAAARSTTPSSSSVSSTHHQATVATPVTQQQQQHHQHHHHPAASAVPPSDRTASQPSAAVNFAPPISRSSVSGGQTTAAATVAATHTNVTSTAASSSSTIVVTTAASTPKNLSNDGVGSTGNAKKPVAKVQPYERNHMTTPGVMSYSSAAASTPGGNTATSNAASSTGSLPRGGAAGNAKGSTGGGSSDKKGGGSSSNATASITDQKDEFSLKFGDFLSGYHIENSSISIVPRGLINRSNYCYINTILQALVACPPFYHLMRTIRTLPAAKNAKHPKPFIDAMCSLVGEFSQLPMRSKMPREKGKKDDTPEISVDPPFEPVVIHKILNGVRSDIFQIEGRQEDAEEFLGCVLNRLNDEMIEFMKLNKPEQSVVNGEEPTNGEAHGEEDDDWMVICGNRNKGTVTRTTDFGRSPISDIFGGKLRSRVQRDGVPPTYNIQPFFTLQLDIEKAASVKEALEQLVGRDELEGVTCTKTKQEVAAWQQVTLEELPVVLILHLKCFDYKMDGCTKILKTLDFPIELKIDSKLLSSKGKSYTAKQKQYKLFAVVYHDGKEASKGHYITDVFHGGYGSWIRYDDSTVKPMTEYNVLRPRAPRVPYLLYYRRMDTHYHGTNSDGGGGGGGSHHHRGSGGGGGDGGSGNSGGGRGGSAHSSTGGDRHNSHHHHYNNDHGRGSGGYGSGSGGGGNSGAGHGGSSYGSGGNHYGSGGGGGYGHSNSSQYGK
- the LOC126577877 gene encoding nuclear receptor coactivator 6 isoform X3, whose translation is MPPLTNNALQQPPPPSQQQQQQQQPPPSNQQQPPQQGHNVIVPSGRGGTGSATGAGSGAGDGRMISGGGGGAGGVSDGGRNADRENANNQQLQSISVSNHHQQQQMVPHVYQPIPAYMQPGPHGMYPVPMVPQTVPNNNVYVSNLTANVNVHGYMSHPMSPYMTTGAQYLPAEVSSGQEIQLLQTAPIMQPSRGTMRRGGRNNRGGNNSRSRGGYVPHFIQQQQQQQHQHQQQQQQQQQHHHFHQSQVGGAGMQTLVHHQGGQSAQALQSQQQQQQGGPGGGGNGGQQQTPPTSSGGGQSQQQQGPHHPPPQHTPELIHMDAPMMGGAGQYGGYGYLIPVMPSQHHAAQHATGTPLFMNTPQMAMFYPPSMHGYPSGYPFQVVYPSQEYPPMYDDKGDDQQQQQHGGGGGPGSHEEAGMHAVAEGHPGMWAGPPMTVEYHTMEQCEYLQGHEDDGSGGGALMQGGPPPPQPPQGTGMPPQAATGMTHHHHVLDPNVPGFTMQMQAPDEFLALQGPPPPPPSQQNGANGMPGEDYNVLNNNTIITAIAGTNTSSNTGEGAILEHPPPPVTMSGDVPSLPQHNVVHTQAGEMVMGEGGSAGYLLAPHQQQQQQQQLHQQQPPHQQQQHHQQQQANLMNAAVSVEGAELVLVDQQQCQQQADGGGSLNNNFIVDQQYIQSHPPPHLTPNPAVIHHAPPPVPQQQPQEPIVVLHQHQPAQEIPMNLTEPPPPANNQQQQQQPLPPFNHTVAMHAQQQPPTQAPQLVQPAPNASADVVDPQPVMVEAGASDTNNNSSKPGDAVVMTKLSTITPQQPSIVNTGTTTHNHNSKATNAHQQHASQQQHQQTSTAMAGHVPNPKVTQRQQHQQTAPQSSQPHHNISGYAEVTKGGVHERMENLSLKDDRRPSSYAAAATEGTQGRPPAAAPSQQSSQHAPNAGGGGGGVWANSGHVGTGGVSKKSTASVSVSAIPNKEFSNRSKNTSHATAAELSTATGAASNVSQQTSSSTGFRQSSAGSAGQKTMANAVSNDSAVHHHHHQHQRHANAASSIGSSTTGQASGTTMGGIAASAPLPPQMESKKVEAIPQRTVSTTAVASNSSMSGATAIEAGSGGKTGHGHQQHQQHHQQQQQQQQQRDVVIVPTATNTVKSAAKPAAITINHPLNVPPPAHHPLNIPPPIIVPPPQIPTTAAAAPPQPNKTWASLFNSSSSSSASPSANAVAASMASSNVSSTTPVLPTAAAPGLGAAARSTTPSSSSVSSTHHQATVATPVTQQQQQHHQHHHHPAASAVPPSDRTASQPSAAVNFAPPISRSSVSGGQTTAAATVAATHTNVTSTAASSSSTIVVTTAASTPKNLSNDGVGSTGNAKKPVAKVQPYERNHMTTPGVMSYSSAAASTPGGNTATSNAASSTGSLPRGGAAGNAKGSTGGGSSDKKGGGSSSNATASITDQKDEFSLKFGDFLSGYHIENSSISIVPRGLINRSNYCYINTILQALVACPPFYHLMRTIRTLPAAKNAKHPKPFIDAMCSLVGEFSQLPMRSKMPREKGKKDDTPEISVDPPFEPVVIHKILNGVRSDIFQIEGRQEDAEEFLGCVLNRLNDEMIEFMKLNKPEQSVVNGEEPTNGEAHGEEDDDWMVICGNRNKGTVTRTTDFGRSPISDIFGGKLRSRVQRDGVPPTYNIQPFFTLQLDIEKAASVKEALEQLVGRDELEGVTCTKTKQEVAAWQQVTLEELPVVLILHLKCFDYKMDGCTKILKTLDFPIELKIDSKLLSSKGKSYTAKQKQYKLFAVVYHDGKEASKGHYITDVFHGGYGSWIRYDDSTVKPMTEYNVLRPRAPRVPYLLYYRRMDTHYHGTNSDGGGGGGGSHHHRGSGGGGGDGGSGNSGGGRGGSAHSSTGGDRHNSHHHHYNNDHGRGSGGYGSGSGGGGNSGAGHGGSSYGSGGNHYGSGGGGGYGHSNSSQYGK